The genomic window CACGAGCCGGGCAGCCCTGCGCGGCGGCAGGCCTACCTCGCGGACATCACCTACGGGACGAACAACGAGTTCGGCTTCGACTACCTGCGCGACAACATGGTGTGGTCGCTGCAGGATCGCGTCCAGCGCGGCCATTACTACGCGATCATCGACGAGGTCGACTCGATCCTCATCGACGAGGCGCGCACACCGCTGATCATCAGTGGGCCGGTGGGGGAGGACCAGGCGGACATCTACCGCCGCTACAATCCGTCGGTCGCGAACCTGTTCCGCAAGCAGATGCGCATTGTGAACGAGCTGATCGCGAGCGCGGAACGGGATCTCGCGGAAGGGCGGGAGCAGGAGGCGGTGGAGAAGCTGCTCGCCGCGCGGCGCGGCGTGCCGCGGAACCGGCGGCTGATGAAGCTGTTCGCGGAGCAGCCGTCGCTGCAGAAGCTGGTGAATCAGGCGGAAGCCGTGCACATGCGCGACAAGACGCTCGCGCAGGTGGACGAGCTCCTGCTCTTCGCGATGGACGAGAAGGGGCACAACGTCCACCTCTCGGACAAGGGGCTGGACGAGCTCGCGCCGGGCGATCCGGAGGCGTTCGTGGTGCCGGACCTGGCGGAGGAGATGGGCCGGATCGAGCGGGACGAGACGCTCACGGTCGATGAGAAGCGCGAGCGCATTGCGGCTCTGGAGCGGGAGTACGCGGAGAAGAGCCAGAAGATCCACGCCATCCACCAGTTGCTGAAGGCGTACGCGCTCTACAACCGCGACGAGCACTACATCGTCGAGGATGGGCAGGTCATCATCGTCGACGAGTTCACGGGCCGGAAGATGGTGGGCCGGCGCTGGTCGGACGGCCTGCACCAGGCGGTGGAGGCGAAGGAGGGCGTGGCCGTCCGCGGCGAGACCCAGACGCTGGCGACGATCACGATCCAGAACTACTTCCGGATGTACGACAAGCTCGCCGGCATGACGGGGACGGCGGAGACGGAGGAGACGGAGTTCCACCAGATCTACGGCCTGGACGTGATGGTCATCCCGACGAACAAGCCGGTGATCCGGGAGGACCGTCACGACCTCGTCTACCGGACGAAGCGGGAGAAGTACAACGCGATCCTGGACGAGATCGAGCGGCTGCACCGGCTGGAGCTGCCGGTGCTGGTCGGGACCGTCTCGGTCGAGGTGTCGGAGACCCTGTCGCGCATGCTGAAGCGGCGGGGGATCCCGCACAACGTCCTGAACGCGAAGTACCACAAGCAGGAAGCGGAGATCGTCGCGCAGGCGGGCCAGCCGGGGGCGGTGACCATCGCCACGAACATGGCGGGGCGCGGGACGGACATCAAGCTGGGTCCGGGCGTGACGGAGCCGCGCACGGTGGGCTGGGCGCGGGCGCGGGGGCTCGATCTGCGTTCGCTGACGCCGGCGGACCCGGCGCGGGCGGTGGACCTCGAGTCGATGCCGGACGACCACGTGATCGAGGTCGGCGGTCTTCACATCATCGGCTCGGAGCGGCACGAGTCGCGGCGGATCGACCGCCAGTTGCGCGGTCGTGCGGGGCGGCAGGGCGACCCGGGCGCGTCGCAGTTCTTCCTGTCCCTCGAGGACGACCTGATGCGGCTGTTCGGGTCGGACCGGATCGCGGCGATCATGGACAAGTTGGGTGCGGAGGAAGGGGAGGTCATCACGCACCCCTTGATCACGCGGTCGATCGAGCGTGCGCAGCGGCGCGTCGAGCTGCAGAACTTCGAGGCGCGGAAGCGGCTGCTGGAGTACGACGATGTGATGAACCAGCAGCGCGAGGTCGTCTACGACCTGCGCCTGTTCGCGCTCGAGGGCGGCGAAGAGCTGAAGGCCGAGGTCTGGGAAATGATCGAGCACGCGCTCCGTCAGACGGTGGCGGAGTACGTGACGGACGATGAGCCGCCCGAGGATTGGGACCTGGCCGGGCTCCGCCGGCGCATCCTGCTCGACTACATGTTCGTGGTCGAGGAGCTGCCGGCCGAGAACACCCCGGACCACCCGTTCGACAGGCCGGAGGACGTGGAAACGGTGGTGCTCGAACGGGGCCGGGAGGCGTACCGGCGGAAGCTGGAGAGCCTGGGCGAGCACCAGGAGCGCCTGCTCTCGTTCGTGGTGCTGAGCGTCATTGACGAGAAGTGGCGCGACCACCTCTACGATCTGGATCACCTCAAGGCGTCGATCGGGTTCCGCGGCTGGGGCCAGAAGGATCCGCTGATCGAGTACAAGCAGGAAGCGTACTCGATGTTCGTGGATTTCATGGCGGATGTCCGCCGGTCGGTGGCCACGACGGTGTACCGGATGCAGCTCCGGGTGGCGCAGCCGGCGCCCGCGGCGCCGCGGCGGCTGATCCTGACGGGGCCCAGCGATTCGCCGGCGCTGCGGCCGGCGGCGGCGCAGCCGGTGGGTGAGGTGGCGGCCGATGGCGCCGTGGCGAGCGCCGGGTCGTCGGGGAGCGGCTTGATCCGGACGGCGCCGCTGGCCGGTGTGCCGGCGGCTCCGGACCCGCGGCGTCTGCAGACGAATCGGGGCGAGGCGGCCGCGCCGAAGCCGGTCAGCGCCGAACCCAAGGTGGGCCGCAACGACCCGTGCCCGTGCGGGTCCGGGAGGAAGTACAAGAAGTGCCACGGAGCGGGCATCGCGTGAAGCCGGGGCCGGCGCGGGCCGCCGGCAGCGCCGTGGCGGAGCCTGCCCCGCGGTTCCGGATCAAAGAGTGGCCGGGGCCGGAGCGGCCGCGGGAGAGGCTCTGGGCGGCAGGGGCGGCCGCGCTCTCACTCCGCGAGCTGCTGGGGATCCTGATCGGCAGCGGCACGGAGGGACGGTCCGCCCTCGATGTGGCGGGCGAGCTGCTCAGGTCCGCGGACGGGTCGCTCCGCCGCCTGGCGTCCGCGCCGCCCGTCGAGCTCCAGCGCGTGCGCGGCGTCGGCCCCGCGGTCGCGGCGCGGCTCGCCGCCGCCCTCGAGCTCGGGCGCCGGCTCGCCCGGGAGGGGCCGGCGGACCGGGCGCGGATCCGAGGGCCGGCCGACGTCTACGAGCGGTGTGGGCCGTCGATGCGCGACGCGCTCCAGGAGGAGTTCCGCGTGCTGCTCCTGAACACGCAGCATGCGGTGATCCGGGAAGTGGTGGTCACGCAAGGGATCCTGGACGCCTCGGTCGTACACCCGCGGGAAGTCTTCCGGCCCGCCATCGCGGAGAGCGCGGCGGCCGTCATCCTGGTCCACAACCACCCCTCCGGCGACCCGACCCCCTCGCCCGAAGACCGGGAAGTGACCCAGCAGCTCGTGGCCGCGGGGCGGATCCTCGGGATCCCGGTCCTCGACCACGTGATCATCGGGGACGCGCGGTACGTCTCGCTCGTCGAGGCGGGCGCCATGACCCCGGCGTGAAACGGCGTCCGTCGCGGGATCCTGCTCGCGGTTCTTCGGGATCTGTTCGAGCCTCCGGCCCGGGAGGCGCCAGATCACTGGATTCCCGGCCTCTCGATTGCTAGAATTCCAATGCGAACGGACGGGCCCCGTGCCCCCGGTCCGCAGGGCTCCGAGACTGGCGCGACGCTTTGTGCGGGCGGGCGGTGCCCCGGTTTCCGGGCGCCGCCCGGTCTTCGTGCCGGGTCGGGAAACGGGCACGCGGGAGAGGCGCCCCGTCCCGGGCGTCTCAGGCATGGAAGCAGGGAAGCGATGCAGTCGATGGCTACCGCCGAGATCGCACCGCCGGCGCTGGCCGAGTTGCCGGCCCGTTTGCGCGAGTCGGTGGCGCCGTACGCCTCGCGGCTGGACCTGGAACTGATCGCGAAGGCGTACCGGTTCGCCGAGCGCGTGCACGCCGGGCAGCGGCGCGCGTCCGGGGAGGAGTACATCGTGCATTGCGTGGAGGTGGCCAAGATCCTGGCGGACCTCCACCTGGACACGGTGTCGATCGCGGCGGGGCTCATCCACGACACGGTGGAGGACACCGGGACGCCGCTCGAGACCCTGCGCGCGGAGTTCGGCGACGAGATCGCCAACATCGTCGACGGCGTCACCAAGATCGGCAAGGTCCAGTTCAGTTCGACGACGGAGCAGCAGGTCGAGAACTACCGAAAGCTGCTGCTGTCGATGGCGCAGGACGCGCGCGTGATCCTGATCAAGCTCGCGGACCGGCTGCACAACATGCGGACGCTGGACGCGCTGCGTCCGGACAAGCGTCGTCGCATTGCGCTGGAGACGCGGGAGATCTACGCGCCGCTGGCCCACCGGCTGGGGATGGCCCAGATCAAGTGGGAGCTGGAGGACCTCGCGTTCAAGCACCTGGAGCCGGAGGCCTACCGCGAGCTGGCGGCCAAGGTCGCCGAGCGGCGGAAGGAGCGGGAGGAGCAGATCGAGGCGCTCCGGAAGCCGCTGGAGGAGGAGCTGAAGAAGGCGGGGATCCCCTGTGAAGTGTACGGCCGGCCGAAGCATCTCTGGTCCATCTACCGGAAGATGCAGCAGCGCGGCAAGCCGTACGAAGAGATCTACGACCTGATGGCGGTGCGGGTGATCACGGACACCATCGCCAACTGCTACCACGCGCTGGGGATCATCCACAACAAGTGGACGCCGCTGCAGGAGCGGTTCCACGACTACATCGCGACGCCGAAGTCGAACATGTACCGCTCGCTCCACACGACGATCTTCGGCCCGGGCGGGCGGCTGTACGAGATCCAGATCCGGACGCACGAGATGCACCGGACGGCGGAATACGGGATCGCGGCCCACTGGCGCTACAAGGAGGGGCAGCGCGGGGGCACGTCCGAGGTGGACGAGACGCTGACCTGGTTCCGCCAGGTGCTGGAGTGGCAGCAGGAGACGGCCGAGCCGGACGAGTTCATGGAGTTCCTCCGGATCGACCTCTTCCAGGACGAGATCTTCGTCTTCACGCCCAAGGGGGATGTGAAGCAGTTGCCGAAGGGGGCGACGCCGATCGACTTCGCGTTCGCGGTGCACACGGAGGTCGGCCTGCACTGCGCGGGTGCGAGGGTCAACGGGCGGATCGCGCCGCTCTCGCGGGAGCTGCGGAACGGCGACACGGTCGAGATCATCACGGATCCCCGGCAACGGCCGTCGCGGGACTGGCTCGCGTTCGTGAAGACGGCGCGGGCGCGCCAGAAGATCCGGCACTGGATCCGGCAGGAGGAGTTCCAGTCGTCGGTGTCGCTGGGACGTGAGCTGCTGGAACGGGAGCTGAAGAAGGCGCGCAAGGAGTGGCCGGGTGAGGAGCGGCTGCTGGAGGCGGCGCGGGCCCTGAATCTCCCGGACGTCCAGCACCTCTACGCCGCGCTGGGGCGCGGGGACCTGGGGCCGTCGGCGATCCTGAAGGAGCTGTTCCCGGGGCACGAGGCGGAGGTGTCGCGCCCGCCGTCGGCGTTCGAGCGGCTGGTGGAGCGGGTGCGTGGCTCGGCGCGGGGCGTGCGCATCCAGGGCCTGGAGAACCTCATGGTGCGCTACTCGCAGTGCTGCCAGCCGGTGCCGGGTGACGATGTGATCGGCTACATCACGCGGGGTCGCGGCATCTCGATCCATCGCACCGACTGCCCGAACATCCTGAACCTCAGCGAGCACCCGGAGCGGCGGGTGGAGATCCAGTGGGAGGCGGAGGCGGGCGACCGCTTCTTCGTCCGGCTGGTGGTCGAGGGGAACGACCGGCGCGGCCTGCTCTCGGACATCGCGACGGCGATCACGCAGACGGGGACGAACATCCAGTCGGCGGAGATCAAGGCGGTCGAAGGCGGGATGACGGGGCGGTTCGTGGTGGAGGTGCAGGATCTCGCGCACCTGAAGAAGGTGATGAAGGCGATCCGGGGGGTGAACGGCGTCATCTCGGTGGAGCGCCGGGAGCACCTGGCGAACGTGGACCTGGAGGTTTGAGGGGAAGCGCCGGAGGACGGGACCGATCGTGGGACGCCCCGCCTCCGCCCCCCTGACCCTCTCTCACGCGCTCTGCATCCCGGTTCCCCGGCTGGCCCACCTCAGTCTGCCGCGTCGGCGGGGCGCCGCGCGCGCCGGTCGTCCCGGTGGCGATCCTGGTCATCCGCGCGGGGTAATCGTTCAGTATGGCGAACTTCG from bacterium includes these protein-coding regions:
- a CDS encoding preprotein translocase subunit SecA is translated as HEPGSPARRQAYLADITYGTNNEFGFDYLRDNMVWSLQDRVQRGHYYAIIDEVDSILIDEARTPLIISGPVGEDQADIYRRYNPSVANLFRKQMRIVNELIASAERDLAEGREQEAVEKLLAARRGVPRNRRLMKLFAEQPSLQKLVNQAEAVHMRDKTLAQVDELLLFAMDEKGHNVHLSDKGLDELAPGDPEAFVVPDLAEEMGRIERDETLTVDEKRERIAALEREYAEKSQKIHAIHQLLKAYALYNRDEHYIVEDGQVIIVDEFTGRKMVGRRWSDGLHQAVEAKEGVAVRGETQTLATITIQNYFRMYDKLAGMTGTAETEETEFHQIYGLDVMVIPTNKPVIREDRHDLVYRTKREKYNAILDEIERLHRLELPVLVGTVSVEVSETLSRMLKRRGIPHNVLNAKYHKQEAEIVAQAGQPGAVTIATNMAGRGTDIKLGPGVTEPRTVGWARARGLDLRSLTPADPARAVDLESMPDDHVIEVGGLHIIGSERHESRRIDRQLRGRAGRQGDPGASQFFLSLEDDLMRLFGSDRIAAIMDKLGAEEGEVITHPLITRSIERAQRRVELQNFEARKRLLEYDDVMNQQREVVYDLRLFALEGGEELKAEVWEMIEHALRQTVAEYVTDDEPPEDWDLAGLRRRILLDYMFVVEELPAENTPDHPFDRPEDVETVVLERGREAYRRKLESLGEHQERLLSFVVLSVIDEKWRDHLYDLDHLKASIGFRGWGQKDPLIEYKQEAYSMFVDFMADVRRSVATTVYRMQLRVAQPAPAAPRRLILTGPSDSPALRPAAAQPVGEVAADGAVASAGSSGSGLIRTAPLAGVPAAPDPRRLQTNRGEAAAPKPVSAEPKVGRNDPCPCGSGRKYKKCHGAGIA